ATTTGAACCTCGCCCGCCTGGGGATTTCGAGCAGCTACACAGCTTTGGATTTGTGGAGCGGCGCGACCACTTCGGTCAGCGGTGCAACGTGGAACGTGAGTCTGGGCGCGCGGCAGTCGAAACTGTTCCGGCTTGGTTCCGGCAATACCAGCGCCTCCGGGCCAACCAATCTGGCGCTGGTGGTTGGGAACCCGGCCACCTTCACGACGATGGCCGCCGGCACGCCACCCTTCACTTACACGTGGAAGAGGAATGGCGTCACGCTCGCGGGCGCGGATGAAAATTCCATCACCGTTTCATCCGTGTCGCTAAACGATGCCGGCGTCTATTCGGTGATCGTCTCCGGTCCCGATGGCACCGTGACCAACAGCGCGACGCTGGTGCTGCAATCTCCGCCCAATCTGGCCGCGGCCATCGTGGCGGACAAGTTGACGTTGAACTGGCCGGTCGGCTACACCGGTTGGCGTCTCCAATGTCAAACCAACGCGCTGGACACGGGCTTGGGCGCCGGTTGGTGGGACGTGCCGGATGCAATCATGACGAACCATTGGACGATTCCACTCGACGCGCCGTCGGCCAGCGTCTTCTTCCGGCTGGTTCATCCATAGCAAACGCAATCCACTGCATGATCACCGCAACGCAAACTGAAACCTTCCAGGCGCGGGCCGACTACAACCTCGGCTACGTCTGGCTCATCTCCGTCGTCGCGGCGATGGGTGGACTCCTCTTCGGCTGGGACTGGGTCGTCATCGGCGGCGCGAAGCCGTTTTTTCAGCGCTACTTTCACCTCACGAGCGAAGTGCAAATCGGCTGGGCCAACAGTTGCGCGCTGCTGGGCTGTCTGGTGGGGGCGTTGGTGGCGGGCGCGCTCAGCGACAAGTTTGGCCGCCGGCGACTGCTGCTGATCGCGGCGTTGCTGTTTGCGGTGACTTCGCTCGGCAACGCGCTGGCGCACAACTTCACCATCTTCATCGCGTGGCGCATGCTCGGCGGTGTTGCCATCGGCCTCGCGTCAAATTTGTCGCCGATGTATATCGCCGAGGTCGCTCCGGCCCAGATGCGCGGCAAGCTGGTTGCCATCAATCAGCTCACCATCGTCGTCGGCATTCTGCTCGCGCAATACCTCAACTGGTTTCTTGTGCGGAATCTGCCGGCGGGCGCGACGGACGAGTTCATTCGCAACTCGTGGTTTGGCCAGCAGGGCTGGCGCTGGATGTTTGGACTCACGGCGGCGCCCGCGCTGTTGTTCCTGCTCGGCACCATCTTCGTGCCCGAAAGCCCGCGCTGGCTGGCCAAGTATGGCAAAACCGAACGCGCCCGTTCCGTGCTGACGAAGATCGGCGGTCCGCGTTACGCCGACGAAGCCATCGCCGACATCAAGTCCACGCTCGCCGGCGAGGAAATTCAGCATGTGCGCTTCGCCGACCTGCTCGAGCCCGGGATGCGCAAGGTGCTTGTGCTGGGCATCGTGCTCGCCGTGTTCCAACAGTGGTGCGGCATCAACGTCATCTTCAAT
This DNA window, taken from Verrucomicrobiia bacterium, encodes the following:
- a CDS encoding sugar porter family MFS transporter yields the protein MITATQTETFQARADYNLGYVWLISVVAAMGGLLFGWDWVVIGGAKPFFQRYFHLTSEVQIGWANSCALLGCLVGALVAGALSDKFGRRRLLLIAALLFAVTSLGNALAHNFTIFIAWRMLGGVAIGLASNLSPMYIAEVAPAQMRGKLVAINQLTIVVGILLAQYLNWFLVRNLPAGATDEFIRNSWFGQQGWRWMFGLTAAPALLFLLGTIFVPESPRWLAKYGKTERARSVLTKIGGPRYADEAIADIKSTLAGEEIQHVRFADLLEPGMRKVLVLGIVLAVFQQWCGINVIFNYAEEIFRAAGYDISSVLKNIAWTGSVNLAFTFVALGVVDRGGRRPLMLLGAAGLAAIYVAMGFCYASGVKGLPMLLLVLAAIGCYAMSLAPVTWVVISEIFPNRIRGAAMAVAVSSLWIACFILTYTFPILNAKLGSAGTFWLYAAICVAGFFFIKLKLPETKGKTLEQIERELVD